In Treponema sp. OMZ 798, the following proteins share a genomic window:
- a CDS encoding ABC transporter ATP-binding protein: protein MKKPLLEVKNLHTYFFTNKGTVKAVQGVDFTIEAGKTLGIVGESGSGKSITAFSILNLLEYPGRIVQGEINFEGKNLVNFGKKEIRKIRGNDISMIFQEPMTSLNPVHRVGRQLSEPLILHQHMSKKEAWNAAIDLLREVKIPNPENVVYNYPFQLSGGMRQRVMIAMALACEPRLLIADEPTTALDVTIQAQIFKLMNDLKKKHNTAIMFITHDLGAIAELADDVAVMYTGEIVERAPVDVIFDRKTQFSHPYKEGLLESIPLLDEEVEYLAQIQGSVPHPLKLPKGCRFSTRCEYATDKCRNEKPELVEVEEGHLIRCFYPKSGGRHE from the coding sequence ATGAAAAAACCCCTGCTTGAAGTTAAAAATTTACATACATACTTTTTTACAAACAAGGGTACGGTAAAAGCCGTTCAAGGTGTAGATTTTACTATTGAAGCCGGTAAAACCTTAGGAATAGTAGGAGAATCAGGTTCCGGCAAGTCTATTACTGCATTCAGTATTCTCAATTTATTGGAATATCCCGGACGCATTGTTCAAGGAGAAATAAATTTTGAAGGAAAAAACCTTGTAAATTTCGGCAAAAAAGAAATAAGAAAGATAAGGGGTAACGACATATCCATGATATTTCAAGAACCCATGACCTCTCTTAACCCTGTTCACAGGGTAGGCAGGCAGCTTAGTGAACCCTTAATCCTTCATCAGCATATGTCGAAAAAAGAGGCTTGGAATGCCGCCATAGATCTTTTGCGGGAAGTAAAAATCCCCAATCCTGAAAACGTAGTTTATAACTATCCCTTCCAGCTTTCGGGAGGAATGAGGCAGCGTGTAATGATTGCCATGGCATTAGCCTGCGAACCACGCCTTTTGATAGCTGACGAGCCTACAACAGCCCTTGATGTTACGATACAGGCCCAGATCTTTAAGTTAATGAACGATTTAAAGAAAAAACACAACACAGCCATCATGTTTATAACCCACGACTTGGGAGCTATTGCAGAATTGGCCGATGATGTTGCCGTAATGTACACAGGAGAAATCGTTGAAAGAGCCCCTGTAGATGTTATCTTTGACCGAAAAACTCAATTCTCTCATCCCTACAAGGAAGGCTTGCTTGAGTCAATTCCCCTCTTGGATGAAGAAGTAGAATATCTCGCTCAAATTCAAGGAAGCGTACCCCATCCTCTTAAACTTCCCAAGGGATGCAGATTTTCGACAAGGTGTGAGTATGCAACCGACAAATGCCGAAACGAAAAGCCCGAATTGGTTGAAGTAGAAGAAGGACACTTAATCAGATGCTTTTATCCGAAATCAGGAGGTAGACATGAGTAA
- a CDS encoding ABC transporter substrate-binding protein, with the protein MKTFIKFLSCMLAVALVFTACGGGAGTAAGGKSPVKNGTYVDKVIYSVSTDQTVALKDVIEGKADLMFTSVPPVLLSGLSDEDRDKIDVYPVSTGYWSILFNPIPNKAPYVWKTEAGEEMFNPVAIKEVRYAFNWLINRKKLVDELLLGEGSPMYTPCTVGLPGAYRYNILASKFGITETGDEQKAINMIEAAMKKASDLAENKGKLVKENGKWMYKGKPVSIKSIMRVDDPTGRLPAARYIHAQIEKAGLTVEPFERDRKTAGALVYGGNPANYDWTMYLEGWGSGGFYVTWETPLCQMYTPFYGYMPGGGEAEFWNYTNEKLDVLGKKAAYGQYLTAEEFFKETNEMCAMGMEEAVRVYVASQNDLYVANKARFNSRLFYGTSDGFNGWTVRCADVKPDADGPYKGKRVLRVLQFSAQGSLFMSEWDPVGGQGFSDTYSSAFTNTVTDAANFDNPAVGRSEFAMSTVDVANAKFAPKFVSTGNKTPEGDDELEMGGDIPVPAEAVMYDTASKKWVPAKSGQSVATAATGKLVDGYYWHHGEPVDLNDVRYSFAFAYEWAIKDGDGDLYYDAPLSGVTLPSLKNTKGIVFNKDGSITTYSNYFHAPIPRDTAISVGGLSVKAANPGRRTNVPWEIYEALAEIVVHGSKSGTVYNFAKDGGERGVEANVKNPDCLADIKAKLEDFVASKHIPESLKGFVNEDYVVKRYKASIAFIEKYGNAYITTGPLMFEKIDPITSSVVLTNFDKYPYKSDYFPNMFRTDLTEIQYIKAPVAPSADKDAVFEVTVSKYAYPEVERVPLDKGNVEGRLQLPSGGEKVYPAKSVGGGKFTITVPASDLATFEKGVEYIMVVLTSISDEPPSANSASLTILK; encoded by the coding sequence ATGAAAACTTTTATTAAATTTTTATCATGTATGCTTGCAGTGGCTTTGGTATTTACTGCATGCGGAGGCGGCGCCGGAACTGCCGCAGGCGGCAAAAGCCCGGTAAAAAACGGTACCTATGTGGATAAGGTTATCTACTCTGTAAGTACCGACCAGACAGTTGCCTTAAAAGATGTTATTGAGGGAAAGGCCGATCTCATGTTTACCTCTGTTCCGCCCGTACTTTTGTCAGGTTTAAGCGATGAAGACAGAGATAAGATAGATGTTTATCCTGTTTCGACTGGTTATTGGTCTATTCTATTTAACCCCATCCCTAACAAGGCTCCTTACGTATGGAAGACTGAAGCTGGTGAGGAAATGTTTAATCCCGTTGCCATCAAGGAAGTCCGATATGCCTTTAACTGGTTAATCAACAGAAAAAAATTGGTAGACGAACTTCTTTTGGGCGAAGGCTCTCCTATGTACACTCCCTGTACTGTAGGTCTTCCCGGAGCATACCGCTACAATATTTTGGCTTCCAAATTCGGTATCACCGAAACAGGCGATGAACAAAAAGCCATAAATATGATTGAAGCTGCTATGAAAAAAGCTTCAGATTTGGCTGAAAACAAGGGAAAACTTGTAAAAGAAAACGGAAAATGGATGTACAAAGGTAAACCTGTTTCTATTAAGTCCATAATGCGTGTTGACGATCCTACGGGACGTCTTCCTGCAGCCCGCTATATCCATGCTCAAATCGAAAAAGCCGGTCTTACAGTTGAACCATTTGAGCGTGATCGAAAAACAGCCGGTGCCCTTGTTTACGGAGGAAATCCTGCTAACTATGATTGGACGATGTATCTTGAAGGCTGGGGCTCAGGCGGTTTCTATGTAACTTGGGAAACTCCTCTTTGCCAGATGTATACTCCCTTCTATGGCTATATGCCCGGAGGCGGAGAAGCCGAATTCTGGAATTATACAAACGAGAAACTTGATGTTTTAGGTAAAAAGGCTGCTTACGGACAGTATCTGACTGCCGAAGAATTCTTTAAAGAAACTAACGAAATGTGTGCTATGGGAATGGAAGAGGCTGTTCGTGTCTATGTTGCTTCACAAAACGACCTTTATGTTGCTAACAAGGCAAGATTTAACTCACGCCTCTTCTATGGAACCTCTGACGGTTTTAACGGCTGGACTGTAAGATGTGCAGATGTTAAGCCCGATGCTGACGGCCCCTATAAGGGCAAGAGAGTTTTGCGGGTATTACAGTTCTCGGCTCAAGGTTCTTTATTTATGTCTGAATGGGATCCTGTAGGCGGTCAGGGCTTTAGCGATACTTATAGCTCTGCCTTTACAAATACCGTTACTGATGCTGCAAACTTTGACAATCCTGCTGTAGGACGCTCGGAATTTGCTATGTCAACTGTTGATGTTGCAAATGCAAAATTTGCTCCCAAATTCGTATCTACCGGAAATAAAACACCTGAAGGCGATGATGAGCTTGAAATGGGCGGTGATATTCCCGTTCCTGCTGAAGCTGTTATGTATGACACAGCTTCAAAAAAATGGGTTCCTGCCAAATCCGGACAGTCAGTTGCAACAGCTGCAACAGGTAAACTTGTGGACGGCTATTACTGGCATCACGGAGAACCTGTCGATCTTAATGATGTTAGATATTCATTTGCATTTGCCTATGAGTGGGCTATCAAAGACGGAGATGGAGACCTCTACTATGATGCTCCTTTAAGCGGTGTTACCCTTCCCAGTCTTAAAAACACAAAGGGTATAGTCTTTAATAAAGATGGATCAATTACTACATATAGTAACTATTTCCATGCTCCTATCCCCAGAGACACAGCCATAAGTGTAGGCGGTTTAAGCGTAAAGGCTGCTAACCCCGGACGAAGAACAAACGTTCCTTGGGAAATTTATGAAGCCTTGGCAGAAATTGTAGTACACGGCTCAAAGAGCGGAACGGTTTATAACTTTGCAAAGGACGGAGGAGAGCGCGGTGTTGAAGCAAACGTTAAAAATCCCGACTGTCTTGCAGATATTAAGGCTAAATTGGAAGACTTTGTTGCTTCAAAGCACATTCCTGAGTCATTGAAGGGTTTTGTAAATGAAGACTATGTAGTTAAGAGATACAAGGCTTCTATTGCATTTATCGAAAAATACGGAAATGCTTATATTACAACAGGCCCCTTAATGTTCGAAAAAATCGATCCTATAACAAGCTCCGTTGTATTGACAAACTTCGATAAGTATCCCTATAAGAGCGACTACTTCCCGAATATGTTTAGAACAGATCTTACCGAAATTCAATATATCAAGGCTCCTGTGGCGCCTTCAGCCGACAAGGATGCCGTATTTGAAGTTACGGTTTCTAAGTATGCATATCCTGAAGTTGAAAGAGTACCTCTAGATAAGGGAAATGTTGAAGGCCGTCTCCAGCTTCCTTCAGGCGGAGAAAAGGTTTATCCTGCTAAATCAGTAGGTGGCGGTAAATTCACAATTACCGTACCTGCCTCCGACTTAGCTACATTTGAAAAAGGCGTAGAGTACATAATGGTCGTATTAACCTCGATCTCTGATGAGCCTCCTTCAGCTAATTCGGCAAGCCTTACAATTCTTAAATAA
- the metG gene encoding methionine--tRNA ligase, whose amino-acid sequence MKRKLVTSALPYVNNFPHLGNLIQVLSADVFARFCRLKEYETLYICGTDEYGTATETKAAEENKSPEELCSFYHAIHADIYNWFNIAFDYFGRTSTPQQTEITQGIFNDLDKNGYITEHTIEQLYCPSCKRFLADRYVLGTCPSCSYDGARGDQCEHCGKLLDPTDLKEPRCSSCGASPELRSTTHLYINLPKIVPEYEKWMPKTAEEGKWSNNALQMSKSWLRDGLQERAITRDLKWGIPVPKKGFEDKVFYVWFDAPIGYISITKCWADLAGKDWKAWWLDQKDVELFQFIGKDNIPFHTVIFPCSLLGSGKDWTKLFHMSGTEYLNYENGKFSKSKGVGVFGNDAKESGIPADMWRFYIFYNRPEKNDTRFTWKDFQESVNSELIGNLCNLVNRTATFVHRYYEGKIPQVDGTKSARDDIRNMVQSLRDAASASFKKITCLSDWAELRDSFHEVFALSSVANKAFQDGEPWKRRETDPEYAEALMAELCYLIKDILILIHPYMPQYADQAAGFFGQKIWSGNIFDGKAPQFNKPDGAFLTWKNLGEREGLKTIENPVIIFKTLENKAIDAYRERYSGSQKDRKEMENNTEKAGSAKSDAVSSSEKKEMLSPAELFSKKIALKTAKVVSVERHPDADKLYIEKLDDGSGEERTILSGLVPFLKEEEILGKTVIIADNLKPRKMRGIESKGMLLAASWYDEEEKEHVELLQAPWAAPGTPVILEGDADTSDPEAVNAFYAQKPAAIDADTFFAAPILIEDYIPKIEGKKLLAAGKEMKLEKVKNGEAG is encoded by the coding sequence ATGAAAAGAAAATTAGTAACCTCGGCTTTGCCTTATGTAAACAATTTTCCCCATCTGGGAAATTTAATTCAAGTATTATCCGCTGATGTATTTGCACGCTTTTGCCGCCTAAAAGAATATGAAACCCTGTATATTTGCGGCACCGATGAATATGGAACTGCAACCGAAACAAAGGCTGCAGAAGAAAATAAGAGCCCCGAAGAGCTCTGTTCATTCTATCACGCTATCCATGCGGATATCTACAACTGGTTCAATATTGCTTTCGACTACTTTGGAAGAACTTCAACCCCCCAGCAAACAGAAATAACTCAGGGAATTTTTAATGACCTCGATAAAAACGGCTATATTACCGAACACACAATAGAGCAGCTTTACTGCCCCTCATGTAAGCGTTTTTTGGCCGACCGCTATGTGCTGGGTACCTGCCCCTCCTGTTCCTATGACGGAGCAAGGGGCGATCAGTGCGAGCATTGCGGAAAGCTCTTAGATCCTACCGATTTAAAAGAGCCGCGTTGTTCTTCCTGCGGGGCTTCGCCTGAACTGCGCTCTACAACCCATCTTTATATAAACCTTCCTAAAATCGTACCCGAATACGAAAAATGGATGCCTAAGACGGCAGAGGAGGGCAAATGGTCAAACAACGCCCTTCAAATGTCAAAAAGCTGGCTGCGCGACGGGCTTCAGGAAAGGGCTATCACAAGGGATCTTAAATGGGGAATCCCCGTACCCAAAAAAGGCTTTGAAGACAAGGTCTTTTATGTATGGTTTGACGCACCCATAGGCTATATTTCCATTACAAAGTGCTGGGCCGACCTTGCAGGCAAGGATTGGAAGGCGTGGTGGCTTGATCAAAAAGACGTTGAACTTTTTCAGTTTATCGGAAAGGACAATATCCCCTTCCACACGGTAATCTTCCCCTGTTCTCTTCTGGGCTCAGGCAAAGACTGGACAAAACTCTTTCATATGTCGGGAACCGAATACCTCAATTACGAGAACGGTAAGTTCTCAAAATCTAAGGGCGTGGGCGTTTTCGGAAACGATGCCAAAGAATCCGGCATCCCTGCCGATATGTGGAGGTTCTACATCTTTTATAACCGCCCCGAAAAGAACGACACCCGGTTTACATGGAAGGATTTTCAAGAAAGCGTAAACAGCGAGCTTATCGGAAACCTCTGCAATCTTGTAAACAGGACAGCTACCTTCGTTCACCGTTACTATGAGGGTAAAATACCTCAAGTTGACGGAACAAAATCGGCTAGGGACGACATAAGAAATATGGTGCAATCTTTAAGAGATGCTGCTTCTGCAAGCTTCAAAAAGATAACCTGCCTTTCCGACTGGGCGGAACTTAGAGATTCCTTCCATGAGGTCTTTGCTCTTTCTTCCGTTGCAAACAAGGCCTTTCAGGATGGAGAGCCTTGGAAGAGGCGTGAAACCGATCCCGAATATGCCGAAGCTCTTATGGCTGAACTTTGCTACCTCATAAAAGATATTTTAATCTTAATCCATCCATATATGCCCCAATACGCCGATCAGGCCGCAGGCTTTTTCGGTCAAAAGATTTGGTCCGGCAACATATTTGACGGCAAAGCCCCGCAATTCAATAAGCCTGACGGAGCTTTCCTTACATGGAAAAATTTGGGCGAAAGGGAAGGACTTAAAACAATAGAAAACCCCGTAATAATTTTTAAAACCCTTGAAAATAAGGCCATCGATGCCTATAGGGAGCGTTATTCCGGAAGTCAAAAGGACAGAAAAGAAATGGAAAATAATACCGAAAAAGCTGGTTCTGCAAAATCTGATGCAGTTTCCTCATCCGAAAAAAAAGAAATGCTCTCCCCTGCAGAGCTTTTTTCAAAAAAGATTGCCTTAAAAACGGCCAAGGTTGTATCCGTCGAAAGGCACCCCGATGCCGACAAGCTCTACATCGAAAAGCTTGATGACGGCTCAGGTGAAGAGAGAACCATCCTTTCAGGTCTGGTTCCCTTTTTAAAAGAGGAAGAAATCTTAGGTAAGACGGTCATAATTGCCGACAACCTAAAGCCTCGAAAAATGCGCGGCATCGAATCGAAGGGTATGCTTTTGGCGGCAAGCTGGTATGATGAAGAAGAAAAAGAACATGTCGAACTTCTCCAAGCCCCTTGGGCGGCTCCGGGCACTCCCGTAATCCTTGAAGGTGATGCCGACACTTCAGACCCTGAGGCAGTAAACGCCTTTTATGCACAAAAGCCTGCTGCAATAGATGCCGACACCTTTTTTGCCGCTCCCATATTGATAGAAGATTATATTCCTAAAATTGAGGGTAAAAAACTTTTGGCTGCAGGAAAAGAAATGAAGCTTGAAAAGGTAAAAAACGGCGAAGCAGGCTAG
- a CDS encoding ABC transporter ATP-binding protein has translation MSKILLETRGLKQYFPTGKTRNERKNLKRIANEAIDLYKKTFNAEADIHQLVDMHKSGKDLGKELTDLVLDYETYSALHGQHLCVIANDGIDLVIYEGETVGLVGESGCGKSTLGRTILKLYKPTAGEIFFEGENITNYSVTQMMPLRKKMQIIFQDPYSSLNPKMTVGQIIGEALLEHGMFKKKDPEYEKYVKKIMNTCGLADYMIYRYPHEFSGGQRQRIGIARALALKPKFIVCDEAVSALDVSIQSQIINLLNDLQKEFHLSYLFISHDLSVVKHISDRIGVMYLGNMVEFTDKKELYANPLHPYTKVLLSAIPETDLQKMRTKRRILLEGDIPSNIITPTGCKFHTRCPIAKDICKREIPQFKEEKPGHFVACHFSGAEL, from the coding sequence ATGAGTAAGATATTATTGGAAACTCGCGGCCTTAAACAGTATTTTCCTACGGGCAAAACACGGAATGAGAGGAAGAATCTCAAAAGAATCGCCAATGAAGCAATAGATCTTTATAAAAAAACATTTAATGCCGAGGCGGATATACATCAGCTTGTCGATATGCATAAAAGCGGTAAGGATCTCGGCAAGGAGCTTACAGACCTCGTTTTGGACTATGAAACATACTCGGCTCTGCACGGTCAGCACCTATGCGTAATAGCCAATGACGGTATAGACCTTGTTATATACGAAGGAGAAACCGTAGGCCTTGTAGGCGAATCAGGCTGCGGAAAATCAACCCTAGGACGAACAATCCTCAAGCTATATAAGCCTACTGCCGGCGAAATCTTTTTTGAGGGTGAAAACATTACAAATTACAGCGTAACTCAAATGATGCCCTTACGAAAAAAGATGCAGATTATCTTCCAAGACCCCTACTCCTCTCTTAACCCTAAGATGACTGTAGGTCAGATCATAGGTGAAGCCCTGCTTGAACATGGAATGTTCAAAAAGAAGGATCCCGAGTATGAAAAGTATGTAAAGAAGATAATGAATACCTGCGGTTTGGCAGACTACATGATTTACAGATATCCTCACGAATTTTCAGGCGGTCAAAGACAGCGTATCGGTATAGCCAGAGCCTTGGCCTTGAAACCTAAATTCATAGTATGCGATGAGGCTGTTTCGGCCTTGGACGTTTCGATCCAATCCCAGATCATCAACCTTCTCAATGACTTGCAAAAGGAATTCCACCTATCCTATTTGTTTATTTCGCATGACCTTTCGGTTGTAAAGCACATAAGCGACAGAATAGGTGTTATGTATTTGGGGAATATGGTCGAATTTACCGATAAGAAAGAATTATACGCTAATCCTCTTCATCCTTATACAAAGGTTCTTCTTTCGGCAATTCCCGAAACTGACTTGCAGAAGATGAGGACAAAGAGGCGAATTCTATTGGAAGGAGATATCCCGTCCAACATTATTACGCCCACAGGCTGTAAATTCCATACACGGTGCCCTATTGCAAAGGATATATGCAAACGCGAAATTCCTCAATTTAAGGAAGAAAAACCGGGCCATTTTGTAGCCTGTCACTTTAGCGGAGCCGAACTGTAA
- a CDS encoding ABC transporter substrate-binding protein, whose translation MKKFMVLIVTLVLAFSLIACGGNSTATTKTNEKPIVIATAEFNGDFYSGWTNSAYDNDIRILVWAFGLIEDTPEGQIIDSPLVAEKKVSDDLLTWTYKLVKGAKFHNGEALTASDVKFTYEFYMDTKALGDTGGTSTINDYVEKIDIDEAANTVTFHLKKASYTIDTAVFGYYIFPEETFKKGAKEEGLTVQQYVKKNISKPIGYGPYKMVEYKEGEYVKLEAFKDYLGKAPAIKEVIVKVVPSETELDQLMQGEVDMLTQQGQAEKIDAVKDKPGFAYTNYYRHGGGTIALHCNFGPTALTEVRQAFAYVLNRPKIIELFLGQYGIASNGPYSKNDWVLWDDDEKNLIGTAAVGKFESTLTSYDILDKDGKFDEAANIAKANELLDKAAARTDGDYAKLTGNAKSGYLWEGKPLEIKVTYTPFWSDTYNLVFNEAYVSKLAFKVSLTGLDWPVMYSHWTGDTEEERMYHAFVGGVSYVLKANPKADYGTKLIMPWGQASSNNVMFSGGSSYTPAEWDQLLDDIENAHPVTGRDEYRANWRKFVVAMNKEVPVIPVYSNNYFDFFTDKLENFHTNALWRWARALPNANWKK comes from the coding sequence ATGAAAAAATTTATGGTGCTAATTGTAACACTTGTGCTCGCTTTTTCCTTGATCGCATGCGGAGGAAACAGTACAGCAACAACTAAGACAAACGAAAAACCAATCGTTATCGCTACAGCCGAATTTAACGGAGATTTTTATTCAGGCTGGACAAATTCGGCTTATGACAACGATATCCGAATACTGGTTTGGGCATTTGGTCTTATCGAAGACACTCCGGAAGGTCAAATAATCGACTCTCCCCTAGTTGCCGAAAAGAAGGTAAGCGATGACCTTCTAACATGGACTTACAAACTTGTAAAGGGTGCAAAATTCCATAACGGTGAGGCTTTAACTGCAAGCGATGTAAAATTTACCTATGAGTTTTACATGGATACCAAGGCTTTGGGCGATACAGGCGGAACTTCAACCATTAACGATTATGTTGAAAAAATCGATATTGATGAAGCTGCAAATACCGTAACTTTCCATCTTAAAAAGGCAAGTTACACCATCGACACAGCCGTATTCGGTTACTACATCTTCCCGGAAGAAACCTTTAAAAAGGGAGCAAAGGAAGAAGGTCTTACCGTTCAGCAATATGTTAAAAAGAACATATCAAAGCCCATCGGTTACGGCCCCTACAAGATGGTCGAATACAAAGAAGGCGAGTATGTTAAATTGGAAGCCTTTAAAGACTACCTAGGAAAAGCCCCCGCTATTAAGGAAGTTATCGTTAAGGTTGTTCCCAGCGAAACTGAACTTGATCAGCTCATGCAGGGAGAGGTAGACATGCTTACACAACAGGGACAGGCTGAAAAAATCGATGCAGTAAAAGACAAGCCCGGTTTTGCTTATACAAACTACTATAGGCACGGAGGAGGAACAATAGCCTTGCACTGTAACTTCGGCCCCACAGCCCTTACTGAAGTAAGACAGGCTTTTGCCTATGTTCTTAACAGACCGAAAATTATCGAGCTTTTCTTAGGCCAATATGGTATTGCATCCAACGGACCCTATTCCAAAAACGACTGGGTATTGTGGGATGATGATGAAAAAAACCTTATAGGTACTGCTGCCGTAGGTAAATTTGAAAGCACATTAACCAGCTATGATATCTTGGATAAAGACGGTAAATTCGATGAAGCTGCAAACATTGCAAAGGCTAACGAACTCCTTGATAAGGCTGCTGCAAGAACAGACGGTGATTATGCAAAACTTACAGGTAACGCAAAATCAGGCTATCTCTGGGAAGGAAAACCCCTTGAAATCAAGGTAACTTACACACCTTTCTGGTCGGATACATACAACCTAGTATTTAACGAAGCCTATGTTTCAAAGCTAGCTTTTAAAGTATCGTTAACAGGTCTTGACTGGCCCGTAATGTACAGCCACTGGACAGGAGACACCGAAGAAGAAAGAATGTACCACGCTTTTGTAGGCGGTGTAAGCTATGTTCTCAAAGCCAATCCTAAAGCTGACTATGGAACAAAACTTATTATGCCCTGGGGACAGGCTTCAAGCAACAATGTAATGTTCTCGGGCGGTTCTTCCTATACCCCTGCAGAATGGGATCAGCTTCTTGACGACATCGAAAATGCTCACCCCGTAACGGGAAGAGATGAGTATAGGGCAAACTGGAGAAAATTTGTAGTAGCAATGAACAAAGAAGTTCCTGTTATTCCCGTTTACTCAAATAATTATTTTGACTTTTTCACAGATAAGCTCGAAAACTTCCATACAAACGCTTTGTGGAGATGGGCAAGAGCATTACCTAATGCTAACTGGAAAAAATAA
- a CDS encoding ABC transporter permease: protein MANEDKNFSEKDEVILSPTQQIRIKFKNNRLAMIGFYMFVTIVLLVIVTHFYTKFTGYDFAKTDPTLRNNPPSWAHPFGTDKYGRDTFMRVLEGGWISLQVGFLSTFMGVTIGLTMGAIAGFFGGRVDNIIMRLIEILSSFPFLAIAYTISAIFRESPPEFRLYVIVIILGLLSWTGLARLIRGQILALREQEFIVATRALGIKRRNQILRHLVPNVLPTVVVSATLTFASSILTESFLSFLNLSVTEPIPTWGALLSKAAENSTNLRAFWWIWVFPGTMLFLFIMSINLVGEGLRDSIDPKAEYTTKKQRKEARARRKEEKALVKQAKQAVKEAAI, encoded by the coding sequence ATGGCTAACGAAGACAAAAATTTCAGCGAAAAAGATGAGGTTATTCTATCCCCGACACAACAAATAAGGATCAAATTCAAAAATAACAGGCTTGCAATGATAGGCTTTTATATGTTTGTTACTATAGTTCTCCTTGTTATAGTAACGCATTTTTACACCAAATTCACAGGCTATGACTTTGCAAAAACCGATCCTACATTGAGGAATAATCCCCCATCTTGGGCACATCCGTTCGGAACAGATAAATACGGAAGAGACACCTTTATGAGAGTTCTTGAAGGCGGATGGATTTCTTTACAAGTAGGTTTTTTATCCACATTTATGGGAGTAACTATAGGTTTAACCATGGGTGCAATTGCCGGTTTTTTCGGCGGACGGGTTGATAATATTATTATGAGGCTTATAGAAATACTTTCCTCATTCCCGTTCTTAGCGATTGCCTATACAATTTCGGCAATATTCAGAGAAAGTCCGCCTGAGTTTAGACTCTATGTAATAGTTATAATCTTGGGACTTCTAAGCTGGACAGGTTTAGCCCGATTAATCCGAGGCCAAATCCTTGCGTTAAGGGAGCAGGAATTTATTGTCGCAACGAGGGCCTTAGGTATAAAAAGACGGAACCAAATTTTACGCCACCTTGTTCCTAACGTATTGCCGACTGTTGTAGTATCGGCAACCCTTACCTTTGCTTCCTCAATTTTAACCGAATCTTTCTTATCATTTTTAAACTTATCTGTAACCGAACCTATTCCGACATGGGGAGCTCTTTTATCCAAGGCTGCAGAAAACAGCACAAACCTTAGAGCCTTTTGGTGGATTTGGGTATTTCCCGGAACAATGCTCTTTTTGTTTATAATGAGTATAAATCTCGTAGGCGAAGGGCTTAGAGATTCTATCGACCCGAAAGCCGAATATACAACAAAAAAACAGAGAAAAGAAGCCAGGGCCAGACGCAAAGAAGAAAAGGCTCTTGTAAAACAAGCTAAACAAGCGGTAAAGGAGGCGGCTATATGA
- a CDS encoding ABC transporter permease: MANNSVSGSKSLFEILFPYIRYIFKRLVSIIPVLIIMSIAIFILINLMPGDPILAMLDPEKTKAMTPEEKTLYVENMRKFLGYDKGPIERYFLWMGDTFRGEFGYSVKYNKPVNEFIGTYIGRSFKINIRGFLLAFLISIPLGITAAVKKNSFFDKIVTVLTIIGISLPSFFLALLLIMIFVIFMKILPFSGMSDPRGILPDWHYIILPVTVVVLTSLVGLIRYIRSAMIEILKSDYIRTARAKGLAEKIVIYRHAFQNALIPVVTLIGLYIPGLFGGSIVVEKIFAYPGMGLLMNYAYGFKDRAVLQTVLLFFGLLTLLGNIFIDVGYMIVDPRIREGKV; encoded by the coding sequence ATGGCAAATAATAGTGTCAGCGGTTCAAAGTCGCTGTTTGAAATCCTTTTTCCATATATTCGATATATCTTCAAGCGTTTAGTATCAATCATCCCCGTATTAATAATTATGTCGATTGCGATCTTTATACTTATTAACCTGATGCCGGGAGACCCTATTCTGGCGATGCTTGATCCGGAAAAGACCAAGGCTATGACACCTGAAGAAAAAACGCTTTATGTAGAAAACATGAGAAAATTTTTAGGATATGATAAAGGGCCCATTGAAAGGTATTTTTTATGGATGGGAGATACATTCAGGGGAGAATTCGGTTATTCGGTAAAATACAATAAACCGGTAAATGAATTTATCGGAACTTATATAGGAAGATCTTTTAAAATAAATATAAGAGGCTTTCTTTTAGCCTTTTTAATTTCAATTCCGCTTGGAATTACGGCAGCCGTAAAAAAGAACAGCTTTTTTGATAAAATCGTAACGGTGCTTACAATAATAGGAATATCTCTGCCTTCGTTTTTTTTGGCATTGCTTTTAATTATGATATTCGTTATTTTTATGAAAATTCTGCCTTTTTCCGGGATGTCGGATCCAAGAGGAATTCTGCCTGACTGGCATTATATAATACTGCCGGTAACAGTAGTTGTTCTTACCTCCCTTGTAGGTCTTATAAGATACATAAGATCAGCTATGATAGAAATCTTAAAATCCGATTATATAAGGACGGCAAGAGCAAAGGGTCTTGCAGAAAAGATAGTTATATATAGACACGCCTTCCAAAATGCATTGATACCGGTTGTTACCCTCATAGGTTTATACATCCCCGGTCTTTTCGGCGGTTCTATAGTTGTCGAAAAAATATTCGCTTACCCAGGAATGGGATTACTGATGAATTATGCATACGGCTTTAAGGACAGGGCTGTATTGCAGACTGTTCTATTGTTTTTTGGGCTTCTTACATTATTAGGAAATATATTTATAGATGTAGGATATATGATTGTAGATCCGAGAATTCGGGAAGGAAAGGTTTAA